From one Dermacentor andersoni chromosome 1, qqDerAnde1_hic_scaffold, whole genome shotgun sequence genomic stretch:
- the LOC126547089 gene encoding serine/threonine-protein phosphatase 1 regulatory subunit 10-like produces the protein MAPIDPLQLLKALSPLLSPEGGIRSSDEVSRLSSLMKKFSRKLVSRCIYCNVLRATSPDILEVFLELDGWSTIHMWLQEAKTAENMPFLCELLKLCQILPMSLERLKENSSPKLIKSLMKSSDENVRLTAEKVVSGWMKLIKGDSKEAVKPAREADTTIKKKKKSSSASANTPKAAPVKKDRSKGSIDESSSENSNTSCGTHGLSKSPSSSGSSEKETTSTLKEVPAKKPKVADRPKTVKTFQTRFRSTGLEEAPLPPPTKAGTKKVSRPAVDKNAVLSARQRLAPTVHAERRVKPSSLVSMGGDGRDTAGPGIRLIAPKPVHVLHEDGGFMDALTAAPAPSTTTAARRKRKPSGAATAAGPGGGKNAASSSPTSPTPAAPKFQFYKDTLETAEAAGEADSEKTKEAAKTEEEEEEDDIGKRVKRRKRGQATAAVEGKSDGEGIESPEREDSPPTPTATGEEEGTTSEGQEGTAKASEGESKEEIAKKENEGEEKSSEVDVSSSDRPTSILSMTRKKTKKSVRWVEESKLKQFHYFELDETERVNVNNLHNFGDMKTLEMKRERQAVETARRLMGDRMEEAIPFRPPRRLTLPEPLAEPGANSQEKEIQKLRQQKTLQEIYFSKEMIPDSAYEPDPEQLSSQEPKLIPLEDENSPGGTLDYSHMELPKSSSLPPILSNLVLSIASKGQQPPGSAPSHQGVQQPPLQGGLLQGQFQGGGPMQQQQQPQQQQGALLQNLAGLHPGSGQIAADIQQQQTLAMMGVMGPDGVQAGMHPGGIPMGGDPNGPPFMHGNSMQNPGIGMIGPPIGIGGAAGFPMGAGGPMHPHSAGANAGDWGMMHPGMPQDGAEYYSRGHHPGMGGPHMGMVGPPMGAGGVGGPHMMDMPRGGPPHGRNSRMRNHPPRVPCKYYMTSQCRFGASCSFLHPGVNGPPLQ, from the exons GCTCCAATTGACCCGCTGCAGCTGCTAAAGGCACTGTCTCCTCTGCTGTCGCCGGAAGGTGGCATCCGGAGTTCCGATGAAGTGTCCAGGTTGTCTAG CCTTATGAAAAAGTTTTCACGTAAGCTGGTGAGCCGGTGCATCTACTGCAATGTGCTGCGTGCTACCTCGCCAGACATCTTGGAGGTGTTTCTGGAGCTGGATGGTTGGTCTACAATTCACATGTGGCTGCAAGAAGCTAAGACTGCTGAGAACATGCCATTCCTCTGTGAGCTGCTTAAGCTGTGCCAG ATTCTTCCCATGTCACTGGAACGattgaaagagaacagcagtccTAAACTTATTAAGAGTCTGATGAAAAGCAGTGATGAAAATGTGCGTTTAACAGCTGAGAAAGTTGTTAGTGGCTGGATGAAGCTGATCAAGGGCGATTCCAAGGAGGCTGTCAAGCCAGCCCGGGAGGCAGACACCacgatcaagaaaaagaaaaagtcctCATCAGCATCTGCGAACACTCCAAAGGCCGCTCCTGTGAAGAAGGATCGCTCAAAGGGTTCCATAGATGAGTCTAGCAGTGAAAATAGTAATACCTCTTGTGGCACACATGGCCTTTCTAAAAGCCCTTCATCCAGTGGATCCTCTGAAAAGGAGACCACTTCAACACTGAAGGAAGTGCCAGCTAAGAAGCCTAAAGTTGCTGATCGTCCGAAGACAGTGAAGACCTTTCAAACACGATTCCGATCTACAGGCCTAGAGGAGGCACCCCTGCCACCACCCACAAAAGCAGGCACCAAGAAAGTGAGTCGGCCAGCTGTTGATAAAAATGCAGTTCTGTCGGCACGACAAAGGCTTGCTCCAACGGTACATGCTGAGAGAAGGGTGAAGCCTTCAAGTCTTGTATCCATGGGTGGGGATGGACGTGACACGGCAGGCCCTGGAATTCGGCTCATTGCACCAAAACCTGTTCATGTACTGCATGAGGATGGCGGATTCATGGATGCTCTGACAGCAGCTCCTGCACCATCGACCACAACAGCAGCACGGCGCAAGCGCAAGCCTTCTGGTGCTGCCACAGCTGCGGGCCCTGGAGGTGGCAAGAACGCTGCTTCCAGTTCTCCCACCAGCCCCACGCCTGCTGCGCCGAAGTTCCAATTCTACAAGGACACACTGGAGACTGCAGAGGCTGCAggggaagcggacagcgagaagaCAAAAGAAGCCGCAAAgacagaagaggaggaggaggaggatgatatTGGAAAGAGAGTGAAGCGGAGGAAGAGGGGACAGGCCACAGCAGCAGTTGAAGGCAAGTCTGATGGAGAAGGTATTGAATCCCCAGAAAGGGAGGATtcgccaccaactccaacagctaCAGGAGAGGAAGAAGGGACAACAAGCGAAGGCCAGGAGGGGACAGCAAAGGCTTCAGAAGGGGAAAGCAAAGAAGAAATTGCTAAGAAGGAAAATGAAGGTGAAGAGAAGAGCAGTGAGGTTGATGTATCATCATCAGACAGGCCAACTTCAATACTTTCAATGACAAGAAAAAAGACCAAAAAGTCTGTGCGCTGGGTGGAAGAAAGCAAACTGAAGCAGTTCCACTACTTCGAGCTTGATGAGACTGAAAGAG TGAATGTTAATAACCTGCACAACTTTGGTGACATGAAGACCCTAGAAATGAAGCGTGAGAGGCAAGCAGTTGAGACAGCTCGTAGGCTGATGGGCGACCGTATGGAGGAGGCCATTCCATTTCGACCACCTCGGCGGTTGACACTGCCTGAACCTCTTGCTGAGCCGGGTGCCAACAGCCAGGAAAAGGAAATACAGAAGCTTCGGCAGCAGAAGACATTGCAGGAAATCTATTTCTCAAAAGAAAT GATTCCAGACTCTGCATATGAACCTGACCCCGAACAACTGTCTTCACAAGAGCCGAAGCTTATCCCACTTGAAGAT GAAAACAGCCCAGGAGGTACATTGGACTACTCGCACATGGAGCTTCCCAAATCCAGCAGCCTGCCACCTATCTTGTCAAATCTGGTGCTCTCCATAGCTTCCAAGGGTCAGCAGCCTCCAGGAAGTGCCCCTTCACACCAGGGGGTGCAGCAGCCGCCGCTTCAGGGTGGCCTCCTACAGGGACAATTCCAGGGTGGTGGGcccatgcagcagcagcagcagccacagcagcagcagggaGCCCTCCTCCAAAACTTGGCTGGCCTGCATCCTGGCAGTGGCCAGATTGCGGCCGACATTCAGCAGCAACAGACGCTGGCCATGATGGGTGTAATGGGCCCAGATGGAGTGCAGGCTGGGATGCACCCAGGAGGCATACCTATGGGAGGAGACCCCAACGGTCCGCCTTTCATGCATGGCAACTCCATGCAAAACCCAG GCATCGGAATGATCGGTCCTCCAATTGGCATTGGTGGAGCTGCAGGCTTCCCCATGGGAGCTGGTGGTCCAATGCACCCCCACAGTGCAGGGGCCAATGCTGGGGACTGGGGCATGATGCACCCTGGCATGCCTCAGGATGGGGCAGAGTACTACAGCCGAGGGCATCATCCAGGCATGGGCGGTCCACACATGGGCATGGTAGGACCACCAATGGGAGCCGGTGGTGTAGGGGGCCCGCACATGATGGACATGCCTCGTGGAGGACCACCTCATGGAAGAA ACTCTCGCATGAGAAACCATCCACCCCGTGTACCCTGCAAGTACTACATGACCTCACAGTGCCGGTTTGGTGCAAGCTGTTCATTTTTGCATCCTGGTGTGAATGGACCACCACTGCAGTGA
- the LOC129384098 gene encoding uncharacterized protein has translation MVHVCDRAAIGDDDRRCEFCSKLFIQRKNMLQHIRNVHKMAVDVKKLMKCDVCGTSLPTTEKYSVHQIAAHNFEADYVHLVFRNNNEFHEWKAEEEGSQNCWFILPRDPKKLASGETRIHYYCNRSGEARKKEGHSDRREKSQGSCRSDLVL, from the exons ATGGTGCACGTCTGTGATCGAGCTGCCATCGGCGATGACGATCGTCGCTGCGAATTCTGCAGCAAACTATTCATACAGAGGAAGAACATGCTGCAACACATCAGGAACGTTCACAAAATGGCCGTGGATGtcaagaaattgatgaaatgcgacgtatgtggcacttccctgcctacaacggagaagtattcggtgcaccagatcgctgcgcacaacttcgaggctgattacgtgcacctggtgttccggaacaataatg aatttcatgaatggaaagcagaagaagagggtagccaaaactgctggttcattttgcccagggaccccaaaaagctggccagtggagaaacaaggatccactattactgtaatagatcaggcgaggcaaggaaaaaggaaggtcaTAGTGACCGTCGGGAGAAAAGTCAGGGGAGCTGTAGGTCTG